The following proteins are encoded in a genomic region of Nycticebus coucang isolate mNycCou1 chromosome 17, mNycCou1.pri, whole genome shotgun sequence:
- the SNCAIP gene encoding synphilin-1 isoform X3, which produces MEAPEYLDLDEIDFSDEISYSVTSLKTIPELCRRCDSQNEDRSAVSSSSWNCGVSTLITNTQKPTGIADVYSKFRPVKRVSPLKHQPETLENNDSDDQKNQKAEYQKGEEPDPGPLPEELCPRDGAGGPLGKSSELSTSLGELEHYDLDMDEILDVPYIKSSQQLPSFTKVTSEKRILGLCTTINGLSGKACCLGGSENSPSTMASFCVLSPVKSPHLRKPSTVIRDPHKLSAEEPQSSPPLVKCGSAYEPENLPFSDSHSHKVEKAVADCQLRAFHLQSAPTEPKPEEQVNGLTWTSSQGPEERSEYVKKVKSILNIVKEGQISLLPHLAADNLDKIHDENGNNLLHIAASQGHTECLQHLTSLMGEDCLNERNSEKLTPAGLAIKNGHLECVRWLVSETEAIAELSCSKDFPSLIHYAGCYGQEKILLWLLQFMQEQGISLDEVDQDGNSAVHVASQHGYLGCIQTLVEYGANVTMQNHAGEKPSQSAERQGHTLCSRYLVVVETCMSLASQVVKLTKQLKEQTMERVTLQNQLQQLLEAQKSEGKSLPSSPSSPSSPASRKSQWKSPDTEDESIAKNKPGVQEGIHGLGSLAASSRARAKVKDEDSDKILRQLLGKEISENVCTQEKLSLEFQDGQASSRNLKKIPLEKRELKLARLRQLMQRSLSESDTDSNNSEDPRNTPVRKADRPRPQPIVESVESMDSTESLHLMIKKHTLTAGRRFPFGIKASKSLDGHSPSPTSESSEPDLEPQYGGMGNTPPNQPSGDPTQTSPDSAAAQKIATSPKSALKSPSSKRRTSQNLKLRVTFEEPVVQMEQTSLELSGEKDKERGRILHRTSTSGESGDQLKRPFGTFRSIMETLSGNQNNNNNYQAASQLKTTTLPLTSLGRKMADVKGNPASSANKGKNKAT; this is translated from the exons cagtCTCTAGCTCTAGCTGGAATTGTGGCGTCTCAACTCTGATTACAAACACGCAAAAGCCCACAGGCATCGCTGATGTCTACAGTAAGTTCCGCCCGGTGAAGAGGGTTTCCCCACTGAAACATCAGCCAGAGACTCTGGAGAACAATGACAGTGATGACCAAAAGAACCAGAAAGCAGAGTACCAGAAAGGGGAAGAGCCTGACCCAGGCCCCCTGCCTGAGGAGCTGTGCCCCAGAGATGGAGCAGGTGGCCCTCTGGGTAAAAGCTCGGAGCTCAGCACTTCACTGGGCGAACTGGAACATTATGACCTCGACATGGATGAGATTCTGGATGTGCCTTACATTAAATCCAGTCAACAGCTGCCCTCTTTTACCAAGGTGACTTCAGAAAAGAGAATTTTGGGTTTATGCACAACCATCAATGGTCTTTCTGGCAAAGCCTGCTGTCTAGGAGGTTCTGAGAACTCGCCATCCACCATGGCCTCATTTTGTGTCCTTTCTCCTGTGAAAAGCCCCCACTTGAGAAAACCATCAACTGTCATCCGTGACCCCCACAAGCTCTCTGCGGAAGAGCCCCAGAGCTCACCTCCTTTGGTTAAATGTGGCTCTGCGTATGAGCCTGAAAACCTGCCCTTTAGCGATTCGCATAGTCACAAAGTTGAGAAGGCAGTGGCAGACTGCCAGCTCAGGGCCTTCCATCTGCAGTCAGCACCCACAGAACCCAAACCGGAAGAGCAGGTCAATGGCCTGACCTGGACCAGCTCCCAGGGCCCAGAAGAAAGGAGTGAGTatgtgaaaaaagtaaaaagcatcTTGAACATCGTTAAGGAAGGACAGATATCTCTCCTG CCACACCTAGCCGCAGACAATCTAGACAAAATTCATGATGAAAATGGGAACAACCTTTTACACATTGCGGCATCCCAGGGTCACACAGAGTGTCTGCAGCACCTCACGTCTTTGATGGGAGAAGATTGTCTCAATGAGCGCAACTCTGAGAAGCTGACTCCGGCTGGCCTGGCCATCAAG aatGGCCACTTGGAGTGTGTACGCTGGTTGGTGAGCGAAACAGAAGCCATTGCAGAATTGAGTTGTTCTAAGGATTTTCCAAGCCTTATTCATTATGCAGGTTGCTATGGCCAG GAAAAGATTCTTCTGTGGCTTCTTCAGTTTATGCAAGAACAGGGCATCTCGCTGGATGAAGTTGACCAGGATGGCAACAGCGCTGTTCACGTAGCCTCTCAGCACGGCTACCTCGGGTGCATACAG ACCTTGGTTGAATATGGAGCCAACGTCACCATGCAGAACCACGCCGGGGAAAAGCCCTCCCAGAGCGCTGAGAGGCAGGGTCACACGCTGTGCTCCAGGTACCTGGTGGTGGTGGAGACCTGCATGTCACTGGCCTCGCAGGTGGTGAAGTTAACGAAGCAGCTAAAGGA GCAGACAATGGAGCGTGTCACTCTGCAGAACCAACTTCAACAACTTCTAGAAGCCCAGAAATCAGAAGGCAAATCACTCCCTTCTTCACCCAG TTCACCATCCTCACCTGCTTCCAGAAAGTCCCAGTGGAAATCTCCAGATACAGAGGACGAGTCCATAgccaaaaacaaaccaggagtCCAAGAGGGGATTCATGGTCTTGGAAGCCTGGCAGCGTCCAGCCGGGCTAGGGCCAAAGTGAAAGATGAAGATTCTGATAAAATCCTACGCCAGTTACTGGGAAAAGAAATCTCAGAGAATGTCTGTACCCAGGAAAAGTTGTCCTTGGAATTCCAGGATGGTCAGGCTTCCTCTAGAAATTTGAAAAAGATCCCTCTGGAGAAGAGGGAACTGAAGTTAGCCAGGCTGAGGCAGCTAATGCAGAGGTCACTAAGCGAGTCGGACACGGACTCCAACAACTCTGAGGACCCCAGGAACACCCCTGTGAGGAAGGCTGACAGGCCCAGGCCGCAGCCCATTGTAGAAAGCGTGGAGAGTATGGACAGCACGGAGAGCTTACACTTGATGATAAAGAAGCACACCTTGACAGCAGGACGGAGGTTTCCTTTTGGTATCAAAGCCTCCAAGTCCCTGGATGGCCATAGCCCATCTCCCACCTCAGAGAGCAGTGAACCAGACTTGGAACCCCAGTATGGAGGCATGGGGAACACTCCTCCAAACCAGCCCTCTGGAGACCCCACTCAGACCAGTCCTGACAGTGCCGCGGCCCAGAAAATTGCCACGAGTCCCAAGAGTGCCCTCAAATCTCCATCATCCAAGCGCAGGACGTCTCAGAACTTAAAGCTCAGAGTTACCTTTGAGGAGCCTGTGGTGCAAATGGAGCAAACTAGCCTTGAACTGAgtggagaaaaagataaagaaaggggCAGGATCCTCCATCGGACCTCCACAAGTGGCGAATCAGGGGATCAACTGAAAAGGCCTTTTGGAACTTTCCGATCCATCATGGAGACGCTAAGTGGCAACCAGAACAATAACAATAATTACCAGGCAGCCAGCCAGCTGAAGACCACTACCCTGCCTTTAACCTCGCTTGGAAGGAAGATGGCAGACGTCAAGGGAAACCCTGCGAGCTCTGctaacaaaggaaagaataagGCA ACATAA
- the SNCAIP gene encoding synphilin-1 isoform X1 yields the protein MEAPEYLDLDEIDFSDEISYSVTSLKTIPELCRRCDSQNEDRSAVSSSSWNCGVSTLITNTQKPTGIADVYSKFRPVKRVSPLKHQPETLENNDSDDQKNQKAEYQKGEEPDPGPLPEELCPRDGAGGPLGKSSELSTSLGELEHYDLDMDEILDVPYIKSSQQLPSFTKVTSEKRILGLCTTINGLSGKACCLGGSENSPSTMASFCVLSPVKSPHLRKPSTVIRDPHKLSAEEPQSSPPLVKCGSAYEPENLPFSDSHSHKVEKAVADCQLRAFHLQSAPTEPKPEEQVNGLTWTSSQGPEERSEYVKKVKSILNIVKEGQISLLPHLAADNLDKIHDENGNNLLHIAASQGHTECLQHLTSLMGEDCLNERNSEKLTPAGLAIKNGHLECVRWLVSETEAIAELSCSKDFPSLIHYAGCYGQEKILLWLLQFMQEQGISLDEVDQDGNSAVHVASQHGYLGCIQTLVEYGANVTMQNHAGEKPSQSAERQGHTLCSRYLVVVETCMSLASQVVKLTKQLKEQTMERVTLQNQLQQLLEAQKSEGKSLPSSPSSPSSPASRKSQWKSPDTEDESIAKNKPGVQEGIHGLGSLAASSRARAKVKDEDSDKILRQLLGKEISENVCTQEKLSLEFQDGQASSRNLKKIPLEKRELKLARLRQLMQRSLSESDTDSNNSEDPRNTPVRKADRPRPQPIVESVESMDSTESLHLMIKKHTLTAGRRFPFGIKASKSLDGHSPSPTSESSEPDLEPQYGGMGNTPPNQPSGDPTQTSPDSAAAQKIATSPKSALKSPSSKRRTSQNLKLRVTFEEPVVQMEQTSLELSGEKDKERGRILHRTSTSGESGDQLKRPFGTFRSIMETLSGNQNNNNNYQAASQLKTTTLPLTSLGRKMADVKGNPASSANKGKNKAEIHSSCINLSSKSLAEERPHNSARHNDINRKMKKSYSMKHIAEPESKELFL from the exons cagtCTCTAGCTCTAGCTGGAATTGTGGCGTCTCAACTCTGATTACAAACACGCAAAAGCCCACAGGCATCGCTGATGTCTACAGTAAGTTCCGCCCGGTGAAGAGGGTTTCCCCACTGAAACATCAGCCAGAGACTCTGGAGAACAATGACAGTGATGACCAAAAGAACCAGAAAGCAGAGTACCAGAAAGGGGAAGAGCCTGACCCAGGCCCCCTGCCTGAGGAGCTGTGCCCCAGAGATGGAGCAGGTGGCCCTCTGGGTAAAAGCTCGGAGCTCAGCACTTCACTGGGCGAACTGGAACATTATGACCTCGACATGGATGAGATTCTGGATGTGCCTTACATTAAATCCAGTCAACAGCTGCCCTCTTTTACCAAGGTGACTTCAGAAAAGAGAATTTTGGGTTTATGCACAACCATCAATGGTCTTTCTGGCAAAGCCTGCTGTCTAGGAGGTTCTGAGAACTCGCCATCCACCATGGCCTCATTTTGTGTCCTTTCTCCTGTGAAAAGCCCCCACTTGAGAAAACCATCAACTGTCATCCGTGACCCCCACAAGCTCTCTGCGGAAGAGCCCCAGAGCTCACCTCCTTTGGTTAAATGTGGCTCTGCGTATGAGCCTGAAAACCTGCCCTTTAGCGATTCGCATAGTCACAAAGTTGAGAAGGCAGTGGCAGACTGCCAGCTCAGGGCCTTCCATCTGCAGTCAGCACCCACAGAACCCAAACCGGAAGAGCAGGTCAATGGCCTGACCTGGACCAGCTCCCAGGGCCCAGAAGAAAGGAGTGAGTatgtgaaaaaagtaaaaagcatcTTGAACATCGTTAAGGAAGGACAGATATCTCTCCTG CCACACCTAGCCGCAGACAATCTAGACAAAATTCATGATGAAAATGGGAACAACCTTTTACACATTGCGGCATCCCAGGGTCACACAGAGTGTCTGCAGCACCTCACGTCTTTGATGGGAGAAGATTGTCTCAATGAGCGCAACTCTGAGAAGCTGACTCCGGCTGGCCTGGCCATCAAG aatGGCCACTTGGAGTGTGTACGCTGGTTGGTGAGCGAAACAGAAGCCATTGCAGAATTGAGTTGTTCTAAGGATTTTCCAAGCCTTATTCATTATGCAGGTTGCTATGGCCAG GAAAAGATTCTTCTGTGGCTTCTTCAGTTTATGCAAGAACAGGGCATCTCGCTGGATGAAGTTGACCAGGATGGCAACAGCGCTGTTCACGTAGCCTCTCAGCACGGCTACCTCGGGTGCATACAG ACCTTGGTTGAATATGGAGCCAACGTCACCATGCAGAACCACGCCGGGGAAAAGCCCTCCCAGAGCGCTGAGAGGCAGGGTCACACGCTGTGCTCCAGGTACCTGGTGGTGGTGGAGACCTGCATGTCACTGGCCTCGCAGGTGGTGAAGTTAACGAAGCAGCTAAAGGA GCAGACAATGGAGCGTGTCACTCTGCAGAACCAACTTCAACAACTTCTAGAAGCCCAGAAATCAGAAGGCAAATCACTCCCTTCTTCACCCAG TTCACCATCCTCACCTGCTTCCAGAAAGTCCCAGTGGAAATCTCCAGATACAGAGGACGAGTCCATAgccaaaaacaaaccaggagtCCAAGAGGGGATTCATGGTCTTGGAAGCCTGGCAGCGTCCAGCCGGGCTAGGGCCAAAGTGAAAGATGAAGATTCTGATAAAATCCTACGCCAGTTACTGGGAAAAGAAATCTCAGAGAATGTCTGTACCCAGGAAAAGTTGTCCTTGGAATTCCAGGATGGTCAGGCTTCCTCTAGAAATTTGAAAAAGATCCCTCTGGAGAAGAGGGAACTGAAGTTAGCCAGGCTGAGGCAGCTAATGCAGAGGTCACTAAGCGAGTCGGACACGGACTCCAACAACTCTGAGGACCCCAGGAACACCCCTGTGAGGAAGGCTGACAGGCCCAGGCCGCAGCCCATTGTAGAAAGCGTGGAGAGTATGGACAGCACGGAGAGCTTACACTTGATGATAAAGAAGCACACCTTGACAGCAGGACGGAGGTTTCCTTTTGGTATCAAAGCCTCCAAGTCCCTGGATGGCCATAGCCCATCTCCCACCTCAGAGAGCAGTGAACCAGACTTGGAACCCCAGTATGGAGGCATGGGGAACACTCCTCCAAACCAGCCCTCTGGAGACCCCACTCAGACCAGTCCTGACAGTGCCGCGGCCCAGAAAATTGCCACGAGTCCCAAGAGTGCCCTCAAATCTCCATCATCCAAGCGCAGGACGTCTCAGAACTTAAAGCTCAGAGTTACCTTTGAGGAGCCTGTGGTGCAAATGGAGCAAACTAGCCTTGAACTGAgtggagaaaaagataaagaaaggggCAGGATCCTCCATCGGACCTCCACAAGTGGCGAATCAGGGGATCAACTGAAAAGGCCTTTTGGAACTTTCCGATCCATCATGGAGACGCTAAGTGGCAACCAGAACAATAACAATAATTACCAGGCAGCCAGCCAGCTGAAGACCACTACCCTGCCTTTAACCTCGCTTGGAAGGAAGATGGCAGACGTCAAGGGAAACCCTGCGAGCTCTGctaacaaaggaaagaataagGCA GAAATACACAGCAGCTGCATCAATCTTTCCTCTAAATCACTGGCTGAAGAGCGCCCGCATAACTCTGCACG ACATAATGACatcaatagaaaaatgaagaaatcctACAGCATGAAGCACATTGCTGAGCCAGAGTCAAAGGAACTCTTCTTGTAA
- the SNCAIP gene encoding synphilin-1 isoform X2 encodes MEAPEYLDLDEIDFSDEISYSVTSLKTIPELCRRCDSQNEDRSVSSSSWNCGVSTLITNTQKPTGIADVYSKFRPVKRVSPLKHQPETLENNDSDDQKNQKAEYQKGEEPDPGPLPEELCPRDGAGGPLGKSSELSTSLGELEHYDLDMDEILDVPYIKSSQQLPSFTKVTSEKRILGLCTTINGLSGKACCLGGSENSPSTMASFCVLSPVKSPHLRKPSTVIRDPHKLSAEEPQSSPPLVKCGSAYEPENLPFSDSHSHKVEKAVADCQLRAFHLQSAPTEPKPEEQVNGLTWTSSQGPEERSEYVKKVKSILNIVKEGQISLLPHLAADNLDKIHDENGNNLLHIAASQGHTECLQHLTSLMGEDCLNERNSEKLTPAGLAIKNGHLECVRWLVSETEAIAELSCSKDFPSLIHYAGCYGQEKILLWLLQFMQEQGISLDEVDQDGNSAVHVASQHGYLGCIQTLVEYGANVTMQNHAGEKPSQSAERQGHTLCSRYLVVVETCMSLASQVVKLTKQLKEQTMERVTLQNQLQQLLEAQKSEGKSLPSSPSSPSSPASRKSQWKSPDTEDESIAKNKPGVQEGIHGLGSLAASSRARAKVKDEDSDKILRQLLGKEISENVCTQEKLSLEFQDGQASSRNLKKIPLEKRELKLARLRQLMQRSLSESDTDSNNSEDPRNTPVRKADRPRPQPIVESVESMDSTESLHLMIKKHTLTAGRRFPFGIKASKSLDGHSPSPTSESSEPDLEPQYGGMGNTPPNQPSGDPTQTSPDSAAAQKIATSPKSALKSPSSKRRTSQNLKLRVTFEEPVVQMEQTSLELSGEKDKERGRILHRTSTSGESGDQLKRPFGTFRSIMETLSGNQNNNNNYQAASQLKTTTLPLTSLGRKMADVKGNPASSANKGKNKAEIHSSCINLSSKSLAEERPHNSARHNDINRKMKKSYSMKHIAEPESKELFL; translated from the exons tCTCTAGCTCTAGCTGGAATTGTGGCGTCTCAACTCTGATTACAAACACGCAAAAGCCCACAGGCATCGCTGATGTCTACAGTAAGTTCCGCCCGGTGAAGAGGGTTTCCCCACTGAAACATCAGCCAGAGACTCTGGAGAACAATGACAGTGATGACCAAAAGAACCAGAAAGCAGAGTACCAGAAAGGGGAAGAGCCTGACCCAGGCCCCCTGCCTGAGGAGCTGTGCCCCAGAGATGGAGCAGGTGGCCCTCTGGGTAAAAGCTCGGAGCTCAGCACTTCACTGGGCGAACTGGAACATTATGACCTCGACATGGATGAGATTCTGGATGTGCCTTACATTAAATCCAGTCAACAGCTGCCCTCTTTTACCAAGGTGACTTCAGAAAAGAGAATTTTGGGTTTATGCACAACCATCAATGGTCTTTCTGGCAAAGCCTGCTGTCTAGGAGGTTCTGAGAACTCGCCATCCACCATGGCCTCATTTTGTGTCCTTTCTCCTGTGAAAAGCCCCCACTTGAGAAAACCATCAACTGTCATCCGTGACCCCCACAAGCTCTCTGCGGAAGAGCCCCAGAGCTCACCTCCTTTGGTTAAATGTGGCTCTGCGTATGAGCCTGAAAACCTGCCCTTTAGCGATTCGCATAGTCACAAAGTTGAGAAGGCAGTGGCAGACTGCCAGCTCAGGGCCTTCCATCTGCAGTCAGCACCCACAGAACCCAAACCGGAAGAGCAGGTCAATGGCCTGACCTGGACCAGCTCCCAGGGCCCAGAAGAAAGGAGTGAGTatgtgaaaaaagtaaaaagcatcTTGAACATCGTTAAGGAAGGACAGATATCTCTCCTG CCACACCTAGCCGCAGACAATCTAGACAAAATTCATGATGAAAATGGGAACAACCTTTTACACATTGCGGCATCCCAGGGTCACACAGAGTGTCTGCAGCACCTCACGTCTTTGATGGGAGAAGATTGTCTCAATGAGCGCAACTCTGAGAAGCTGACTCCGGCTGGCCTGGCCATCAAG aatGGCCACTTGGAGTGTGTACGCTGGTTGGTGAGCGAAACAGAAGCCATTGCAGAATTGAGTTGTTCTAAGGATTTTCCAAGCCTTATTCATTATGCAGGTTGCTATGGCCAG GAAAAGATTCTTCTGTGGCTTCTTCAGTTTATGCAAGAACAGGGCATCTCGCTGGATGAAGTTGACCAGGATGGCAACAGCGCTGTTCACGTAGCCTCTCAGCACGGCTACCTCGGGTGCATACAG ACCTTGGTTGAATATGGAGCCAACGTCACCATGCAGAACCACGCCGGGGAAAAGCCCTCCCAGAGCGCTGAGAGGCAGGGTCACACGCTGTGCTCCAGGTACCTGGTGGTGGTGGAGACCTGCATGTCACTGGCCTCGCAGGTGGTGAAGTTAACGAAGCAGCTAAAGGA GCAGACAATGGAGCGTGTCACTCTGCAGAACCAACTTCAACAACTTCTAGAAGCCCAGAAATCAGAAGGCAAATCACTCCCTTCTTCACCCAG TTCACCATCCTCACCTGCTTCCAGAAAGTCCCAGTGGAAATCTCCAGATACAGAGGACGAGTCCATAgccaaaaacaaaccaggagtCCAAGAGGGGATTCATGGTCTTGGAAGCCTGGCAGCGTCCAGCCGGGCTAGGGCCAAAGTGAAAGATGAAGATTCTGATAAAATCCTACGCCAGTTACTGGGAAAAGAAATCTCAGAGAATGTCTGTACCCAGGAAAAGTTGTCCTTGGAATTCCAGGATGGTCAGGCTTCCTCTAGAAATTTGAAAAAGATCCCTCTGGAGAAGAGGGAACTGAAGTTAGCCAGGCTGAGGCAGCTAATGCAGAGGTCACTAAGCGAGTCGGACACGGACTCCAACAACTCTGAGGACCCCAGGAACACCCCTGTGAGGAAGGCTGACAGGCCCAGGCCGCAGCCCATTGTAGAAAGCGTGGAGAGTATGGACAGCACGGAGAGCTTACACTTGATGATAAAGAAGCACACCTTGACAGCAGGACGGAGGTTTCCTTTTGGTATCAAAGCCTCCAAGTCCCTGGATGGCCATAGCCCATCTCCCACCTCAGAGAGCAGTGAACCAGACTTGGAACCCCAGTATGGAGGCATGGGGAACACTCCTCCAAACCAGCCCTCTGGAGACCCCACTCAGACCAGTCCTGACAGTGCCGCGGCCCAGAAAATTGCCACGAGTCCCAAGAGTGCCCTCAAATCTCCATCATCCAAGCGCAGGACGTCTCAGAACTTAAAGCTCAGAGTTACCTTTGAGGAGCCTGTGGTGCAAATGGAGCAAACTAGCCTTGAACTGAgtggagaaaaagataaagaaaggggCAGGATCCTCCATCGGACCTCCACAAGTGGCGAATCAGGGGATCAACTGAAAAGGCCTTTTGGAACTTTCCGATCCATCATGGAGACGCTAAGTGGCAACCAGAACAATAACAATAATTACCAGGCAGCCAGCCAGCTGAAGACCACTACCCTGCCTTTAACCTCGCTTGGAAGGAAGATGGCAGACGTCAAGGGAAACCCTGCGAGCTCTGctaacaaaggaaagaataagGCA GAAATACACAGCAGCTGCATCAATCTTTCCTCTAAATCACTGGCTGAAGAGCGCCCGCATAACTCTGCACG ACATAATGACatcaatagaaaaatgaagaaatcctACAGCATGAAGCACATTGCTGAGCCAGAGTCAAAGGAACTCTTCTTGTAA
- the SNCAIP gene encoding synphilin-1 isoform X4, giving the protein MEAPEYLDLDEIDFSDEISYSVTSLKTIPELCRRCDSQNEDRSVSSSSWNCGVSTLITNTQKPTGIADVYSKFRPVKRVSPLKHQPETLENNDSDDQKNQKAEYQKGEEPDPGPLPEELCPRDGAGGPLGKSSELSTSLGELEHYDLDMDEILDVPYIKSSQQLPSFTKVTSEKRILGLCTTINGLSGKACCLGGSENSPSTMASFCVLSPVKSPHLRKPSTVIRDPHKLSAEEPQSSPPLVKCGSAYEPENLPFSDSHSHKVEKAVADCQLRAFHLQSAPTEPKPEEQVNGLTWTSSQGPEERSEYVKKVKSILNIVKEGQISLLPHLAADNLDKIHDENGNNLLHIAASQGHTECLQHLTSLMGEDCLNERNSEKLTPAGLAIKNGHLECVRWLVSETEAIAELSCSKDFPSLIHYAGCYGQEKILLWLLQFMQEQGISLDEVDQDGNSAVHVASQHGYLGCIQTLVEYGANVTMQNHAGEKPSQSAERQGHTLCSRYLVVVETCMSLASQVVKLTKQLKEQTMERVTLQNQLQQLLEAQKSEGKSLPSSPSSPSSPASRKSQWKSPDTEDESIAKNKPGVQEGIHGLGSLAASSRARAKVKDEDSDKILRQLLGKEISENVCTQEKLSLEFQDGQASSRNLKKIPLEKRELKLARLRQLMQRSLSESDTDSNNSEDPRNTPVRKADRPRPQPIVESVESMDSTESLHLMIKKHTLTAGRRFPFGIKASKSLDGHSPSPTSESSEPDLEPQYGGMGNTPPNQPSGDPTQTSPDSAAAQKIATSPKSALKSPSSKRRTSQNLKLRVTFEEPVVQMEQTSLELSGEKDKERGRILHRTSTSGESGDQLKRPFGTFRSIMETLSGNQNNNNNYQAASQLKTTTLPLTSLGRKMADVKGNPASSANKGKNKAT; this is encoded by the exons tCTCTAGCTCTAGCTGGAATTGTGGCGTCTCAACTCTGATTACAAACACGCAAAAGCCCACAGGCATCGCTGATGTCTACAGTAAGTTCCGCCCGGTGAAGAGGGTTTCCCCACTGAAACATCAGCCAGAGACTCTGGAGAACAATGACAGTGATGACCAAAAGAACCAGAAAGCAGAGTACCAGAAAGGGGAAGAGCCTGACCCAGGCCCCCTGCCTGAGGAGCTGTGCCCCAGAGATGGAGCAGGTGGCCCTCTGGGTAAAAGCTCGGAGCTCAGCACTTCACTGGGCGAACTGGAACATTATGACCTCGACATGGATGAGATTCTGGATGTGCCTTACATTAAATCCAGTCAACAGCTGCCCTCTTTTACCAAGGTGACTTCAGAAAAGAGAATTTTGGGTTTATGCACAACCATCAATGGTCTTTCTGGCAAAGCCTGCTGTCTAGGAGGTTCTGAGAACTCGCCATCCACCATGGCCTCATTTTGTGTCCTTTCTCCTGTGAAAAGCCCCCACTTGAGAAAACCATCAACTGTCATCCGTGACCCCCACAAGCTCTCTGCGGAAGAGCCCCAGAGCTCACCTCCTTTGGTTAAATGTGGCTCTGCGTATGAGCCTGAAAACCTGCCCTTTAGCGATTCGCATAGTCACAAAGTTGAGAAGGCAGTGGCAGACTGCCAGCTCAGGGCCTTCCATCTGCAGTCAGCACCCACAGAACCCAAACCGGAAGAGCAGGTCAATGGCCTGACCTGGACCAGCTCCCAGGGCCCAGAAGAAAGGAGTGAGTatgtgaaaaaagtaaaaagcatcTTGAACATCGTTAAGGAAGGACAGATATCTCTCCTG CCACACCTAGCCGCAGACAATCTAGACAAAATTCATGATGAAAATGGGAACAACCTTTTACACATTGCGGCATCCCAGGGTCACACAGAGTGTCTGCAGCACCTCACGTCTTTGATGGGAGAAGATTGTCTCAATGAGCGCAACTCTGAGAAGCTGACTCCGGCTGGCCTGGCCATCAAG aatGGCCACTTGGAGTGTGTACGCTGGTTGGTGAGCGAAACAGAAGCCATTGCAGAATTGAGTTGTTCTAAGGATTTTCCAAGCCTTATTCATTATGCAGGTTGCTATGGCCAG GAAAAGATTCTTCTGTGGCTTCTTCAGTTTATGCAAGAACAGGGCATCTCGCTGGATGAAGTTGACCAGGATGGCAACAGCGCTGTTCACGTAGCCTCTCAGCACGGCTACCTCGGGTGCATACAG ACCTTGGTTGAATATGGAGCCAACGTCACCATGCAGAACCACGCCGGGGAAAAGCCCTCCCAGAGCGCTGAGAGGCAGGGTCACACGCTGTGCTCCAGGTACCTGGTGGTGGTGGAGACCTGCATGTCACTGGCCTCGCAGGTGGTGAAGTTAACGAAGCAGCTAAAGGA GCAGACAATGGAGCGTGTCACTCTGCAGAACCAACTTCAACAACTTCTAGAAGCCCAGAAATCAGAAGGCAAATCACTCCCTTCTTCACCCAG TTCACCATCCTCACCTGCTTCCAGAAAGTCCCAGTGGAAATCTCCAGATACAGAGGACGAGTCCATAgccaaaaacaaaccaggagtCCAAGAGGGGATTCATGGTCTTGGAAGCCTGGCAGCGTCCAGCCGGGCTAGGGCCAAAGTGAAAGATGAAGATTCTGATAAAATCCTACGCCAGTTACTGGGAAAAGAAATCTCAGAGAATGTCTGTACCCAGGAAAAGTTGTCCTTGGAATTCCAGGATGGTCAGGCTTCCTCTAGAAATTTGAAAAAGATCCCTCTGGAGAAGAGGGAACTGAAGTTAGCCAGGCTGAGGCAGCTAATGCAGAGGTCACTAAGCGAGTCGGACACGGACTCCAACAACTCTGAGGACCCCAGGAACACCCCTGTGAGGAAGGCTGACAGGCCCAGGCCGCAGCCCATTGTAGAAAGCGTGGAGAGTATGGACAGCACGGAGAGCTTACACTTGATGATAAAGAAGCACACCTTGACAGCAGGACGGAGGTTTCCTTTTGGTATCAAAGCCTCCAAGTCCCTGGATGGCCATAGCCCATCTCCCACCTCAGAGAGCAGTGAACCAGACTTGGAACCCCAGTATGGAGGCATGGGGAACACTCCTCCAAACCAGCCCTCTGGAGACCCCACTCAGACCAGTCCTGACAGTGCCGCGGCCCAGAAAATTGCCACGAGTCCCAAGAGTGCCCTCAAATCTCCATCATCCAAGCGCAGGACGTCTCAGAACTTAAAGCTCAGAGTTACCTTTGAGGAGCCTGTGGTGCAAATGGAGCAAACTAGCCTTGAACTGAgtggagaaaaagataaagaaaggggCAGGATCCTCCATCGGACCTCCACAAGTGGCGAATCAGGGGATCAACTGAAAAGGCCTTTTGGAACTTTCCGATCCATCATGGAGACGCTAAGTGGCAACCAGAACAATAACAATAATTACCAGGCAGCCAGCCAGCTGAAGACCACTACCCTGCCTTTAACCTCGCTTGGAAGGAAGATGGCAGACGTCAAGGGAAACCCTGCGAGCTCTGctaacaaaggaaagaataagGCA ACATAA